A region of the Halalkalicoccus tibetensis genome:
GGAATCGGCCGCCAGACCGATTCAACGAGACAGGCTTATCCAACGTATCCCAGCGCTTGAAGTCGTGCTTCGACTTCTGCGCTGTTTTCGGTCGACGTGAGCTCAGGATCATACGTCCCATGATCCGTGGCGGTAGTCTGTGTCCACGGGACAGTTCGAATCGCGGGATGGAGACAACCGACCGGATGATCATAGATCCCCCATTCACCCAACCCATCGCCGTGATCAGCGGTGATCGCGACCCGTTCGGCATCGATGTTTGAGAGGAGGAGATCGACGTCATCCAGTACACATCGGAGGTTGTCCTGATAGGCCGCCCAGAACGTCTCGAAGTCGATCTTGTTTTTCCGGAGTGCATCAACGACGGTATCAGAGAGTGCGGGACCAAACGGCTCGGCGTCGAACGATCGGTCGAGACCAATGAAGGGGTGATGGGGCTGAACGTAGTGGATGATCATCCGATCAGGATCCGTTTCCCGAGCGGTCTGTATCGCACGATCTGTAACCGGTCGCGGGAGGACTGTACCATGCGTCTCATCCCACCCATATCGCCACACTTCATCGAGCTGCTGGAACTGGTCGGACGACAGCAGTCGCTCTGAAAAGACATTGCTTGTAATATAGGCCGTGTTAGCTACTTCTGGAGCATACTCATCGGTGAACGTCTTCGCCATCCACTCTTTGGACATACTACCGACGGATTCCATCCGGTCTACGGTATCGAGAAACTCGTACTCGTTGGAGACAGACCGCAGGAGATCCACGCGACAGGCGTCGAGTATGACGAGGACGTCCCACTCTCGCTCGTAGACGTTCGTCCCTCGTGGAATCGGCCACCCGAGCCACCAGAGACCAGTATACAGGTCATACGCTACATCCCGAACCCCTTCAACCCCCTTCCGGCGAATCTTTTCCGCGGAGACACGGACCCAGTCGCCGAGACTCATTCTGCAGAGTTTCGTCCTCTACGTACAATTATGTGGCGAAGCCAGCCAGTCATAATCTTGAAATGCCAACCAACGCAAGCGACTATCAATGTCGGCAGACGTCAACCACATAGCCGAGAAGGTCGGCACGATTCTCGGCATCGGTGGCTTGTTGAGTCTTGGATTCTATACGGATGCCGACATCTGGACGATAGAAATCGGTTCGACCGTCTTCTGGATATTCGAGGGATTGGTGTCCGTTGGTCTATTTAGCGTTATCGTCGGTGTTGCCGGAATCCTTCTCACGTATGAGGTATGGCTGGGCAAATCATCCTCAGACGAGATACGGAACGGGCCACCAGTACAGGCGATCGTTCCGGCGTATCACGACGCGGATGTCGTCCACGAGAGCGTCACCAGTCTCCTGGATAGTGAGTACGCTCCGCTTTGCATCGCGATCGTTGTCGAACCCGATGACGAACGAACCCGTGATCGTGCGGCGGAATTGACCGACCAGTACGAAACGGTTTCCTGGATCATCAACGATACGCCGGGCTCTAAAGCGACAGCGATCAATACGGCAGTTGAACACAGCACAGCCGATCATTTCGTCGTATTCGACGCCGACGAGCGAGCCTCACCCCGATTCGTTCCCATCGCGATGAGGAGTCTCCTGAACGGAACCGACGTCTTCCAAGGTCGACGAATGCCACGCCCCACAGGACCGATCGAGACAGTGGCATACTGCGAGCGGGTCGTGGTCCAAGCAGGTTATTTGCTCGGTGAACTAGTCGGATTTACCCACTGTCAGAGTTCAGCAACGGGCTTTACTCGCGAAGCCTTCAACAGAGTCGGCGGGTACAGAGACATGCTGACCGAGGACATTTACTTCTCTCATCAGTGCTACCGAGCGGGTCTAACCGTTACACGAAACAGCCGCTGTACGAGTACGATGGAAGCTCCACATACGTTTTGTGATCTCTGGGGACAGCGAAAACGATGGCGAATCGGTCACGTACAGGTAGCCCACAGACGTATCTCCGAGGCCATGAGCGGAAACCGTAACGCCAGTGATCTCCTTACGGTCGGTCGATCGATCGGAGCAGTCCTCGCGGGCGGCGTCTTGCTCGTTCTCACGGCTCATGTGTTGTTCCTATTCGTGGTTAGTACCGAGTCGGCGCTACTCCCGTTTGCCAGCATCTTCGGGATGATTGCCGCTGTCTGGAGCCACGACGCCGCCGAAGGCCGGATCGGACGTCCGTCATGGTCGATCGTATTCGCACCCCTCGTCTATCTCGGACACGGTGTCTTGACGGTGAAGGCACTTTTCGAGTACACCTTGACGTGGAATGGTGAATGGTATCGTGTGGTAAAAGTCGGCACCTGAACATAGTGTCTCCTAGCAACGTCGGTTTTTATTGAGGTGCTTATCGAAGAGCCGAAGCGAGAAATGCCCGAGCTCACGGGAGACAGTAGTGCGGGCTGGATCGATCGAAGAACGATAGCGAAGACCGCCGTTGGTTTCGCCATCGCGGTGGTGCTCGTCTACCTTCTTGGTGTCGGCATCGGATGGGATCGAACGATCGATCAGCTCCAGACATCACAGCTCGAATGGGTGCTCGCTGCTTGCGGGTCGACGGTGCTATGTCTCATTGTTTGGGGGAAAACGTGGCACGTCGTTTTAGAGCGAATCGGCATCTCGGTTCCATACCGGAAGCTCAGTGTGACGTTTTTCGCAGCAACGTTTGCAAATTACGTGACACCAATGGGACAAGCAGGTGGTGAACCATTTATCGCGTACATACTAGCCCGGGATACGGAGGCAACCTACGAGCAAGCCCTCGCAAGCGTTGCCACAACTGATCTCGTTCGGCTTCTCCCGTTTTTTACGATCGGTGGACTGGGGCTTGGATATTTACTGACCACGACACAGATCACCGGATCGATCGAGCTGTTCGCAATTGTGCTCATGGCACTCGCGGTGGTTCTGCCCTTCATCGCTGTCGTTGGATGGCAGTTTCGAGACAGGCTTCAGCGGACAGTACTTCGATGTATAGCCCCAATTGCTAAGCGGACGGACCGAATTACGCTCGACTCGATTCGTGACCGAATCGATCGTCTCTATTCGTCGATCGAGGTGATCGCAAGTTCTCCCCGTGCGCTACTCACAGCAGTCGCCTTCGCCTATATCGGCTGGATTCTGTTCGCCCTACCGCTGTATTTCGCGAGTCTGGCTCTAGGGACTCCGATTTCGCTTCTGCTCGTTTGCTTTATTGTCCCTATAAGTGTGATTGCCGGCTCAGTCCCCCTTCCTGGTGGGTTGGGAGCTATCGAAGGAGCACTGATCGTTCTTCTCACGACGCTTACACCATCGACGACAGCTATTGCACTCGCGATCGCAACGATCTATCGATTGGCGAGCTACTGGCTCGTGATCAGTGTCGGTGGAATAGCGATGTTGTGGGTTGTCAAACGAGTGTGAATAGAGTGGGAACGTACGGTCTTCCGGGGTTTAGATGACGAGGACAGGTAGTTCTGTAAGACGAACGACTCGGTCGGTAACGCTACCGAGCAAGGTCTCCGTGAGGCGATTACGATCGTGTTTTCGCATGACTAGCAAATCGATATCGTGTTCGTTCGCATAGGAAACGATCTCTTCGTGGGGAACACCCTGTACGACCGTCGTCTCGATCCCAACCGAGTAGTTGCGTCCGTTCTCGGCGAACTGCTCGACCGTAGCTGTGGCTTCGGTTTCTAACGTATCGACGACTTCAGTACCAAGGGTAGTCACGCTGTCACGGTTGGTATCGGCGACAGAGAGCACCACGAGCGTTGCTCCATGGTGTTCTGCAAGAGAATAGACGGATTCGTACCGTTCATCGGGTGACGCATCTTGCGCGACGGGAAGCAAGATCCGATCGTACATTAACGAATGAACTATCTGCAGGCACATAGTTTTGTGTGTAGTCATTCGAGAAGGACCAAGAACATCCTCCTGTTCAATCTTGATACTGTACCGGAACCCTCGCGGTC
Encoded here:
- a CDS encoding glycosyltransferase family 2 protein translates to MSADVNHIAEKVGTILGIGGLLSLGFYTDADIWTIEIGSTVFWIFEGLVSVGLFSVIVGVAGILLTYEVWLGKSSSDEIRNGPPVQAIVPAYHDADVVHESVTSLLDSEYAPLCIAIVVEPDDERTRDRAAELTDQYETVSWIINDTPGSKATAINTAVEHSTADHFVVFDADERASPRFVPIAMRSLLNGTDVFQGRRMPRPTGPIETVAYCERVVVQAGYLLGELVGFTHCQSSATGFTREAFNRVGGYRDMLTEDIYFSHQCYRAGLTVTRNSRCTSTMEAPHTFCDLWGQRKRWRIGHVQVAHRRISEAMSGNRNASDLLTVGRSIGAVLAGGVLLVLTAHVLFLFVVSTESALLPFASIFGMIAAVWSHDAAEGRIGRPSWSIVFAPLVYLGHGVLTVKALFEYTLTWNGEWYRVVKVGT
- a CDS encoding lysylphosphatidylglycerol synthase transmembrane domain-containing protein; translation: MPELTGDSSAGWIDRRTIAKTAVGFAIAVVLVYLLGVGIGWDRTIDQLQTSQLEWVLAACGSTVLCLIVWGKTWHVVLERIGISVPYRKLSVTFFAATFANYVTPMGQAGGEPFIAYILARDTEATYEQALASVATTDLVRLLPFFTIGGLGLGYLLTTTQITGSIELFAIVLMALAVVLPFIAVVGWQFRDRLQRTVLRCIAPIAKRTDRITLDSIRDRIDRLYSSIEVIASSPRALLTAVAFAYIGWILFALPLYFASLALGTPISLLLVCFIVPISVIAGSVPLPGGLGAIEGALIVLLTTLTPSTTAIALAIATIYRLASYWLVISVGGIAMLWVVKRV
- a CDS encoding universal stress protein: MYDRILLPVAQDASPDERYESVYSLAEHHGATLVVLSVADTNRDSVTTLGTEVVDTLETEATATVEQFAENGRNYSVGIETTVVQGVPHEEIVSYANEHDIDLLVMRKHDRNRLTETLLGSVTDRVVRLTELPVLVI